The segment GGGAGCTGGGCTGGACCCACGTCCCGCTGCTGGACGCCATGGCGCCGCCGGTGGACGATGACCTGCCCCGCTGCATCCGGGCCCTGGTGCTGGTGAACACCGACCGGTCGCCCCGGGAGATCCGGCACGTCTACCTGGGCCAGGCCCGCTGCCTGCGGCCCGACCTGGCCACCTGGCAACCCGGCGGAGTCCTGGACGGCCTGGACGGCCTGGCCGTCGCCCAGGCCCTGGCGGGAGGGAATCGAGGGTGATCGTTATCATGCATCCCCACGCCACACCCGACGACGTCGAGCAGGTCAAGGAGCGCCTCCGCCAGGCGGGGCTGCGGCCCTACGTGGCCCAGGGCGACGAGCGGGTGGTGATCCACGGCCACGGCAATCCCCGCGCTCTGGACGGCCAGCAGGTGGAGACCCTGCGGGGGGTGGAGAGGGTGGTCACCGTCAGCCGGCCCTACAAGCTGGCCAGCCGCGAGTTCCGGCCCGAGCCGACGGTGGTGGCGGCGGGCGGCGTGCCCTTCGGCGGCGATGCCATCCCCATCATCGCCGGGCCGTGTTCCGTGGAGAGCGAGGCCGGGCTGCTGGAGATCGCCGGGTTCCTCCGGCGGGCGGGGGGCGCAGCCCTGCGCGGCGGTGCCTTCAAGCCCCGCACCTCCCCCTACAGCTTTCAGGGTCTTGGCCAGGAGGGCCTGCGGCTGCTGGCGCTGGCCCGGCAGGTGACGGGCCTGCCCGTGGTGACCGAGGTGATGGCCCCCGAGCAGGTGGAGCAGGTGGCTGCCTACGCCGACGTCCTTCAGATCGGCGCCCGCAACATGCAGAACTTCCCCTTGCTGCAGGCGGTGGGCCGGACCCGCAAGCCGGTGCTCCTCAAGCGGGGCTTCATGGCCACGGTGGAAGAGTGGCTGCTGGCCGCGGAGTACATCCTGGCCGAGGGCAATCCCCACGTGATCCTCTGCGAGCGCGGCATCCGCACCTTCGAGACGTCGACCCGCAACACCCTGGACCTCAACGCCGTGGCCGTGGCCAAGAGCCTGACCCACCTGCCGGTGATCGTCGATCCCAGCCACGGCACCGGTCACCGGGAGTACGTGATCCCCCTGGCCCGGGCGGCCGTGGCCGTGGGGGCCGACGGGCTGATCGTGGAGGTGCACCCGCGGCCCGACCAGGCCCTGTCCGACGGCAACCAGAGCCTGGACTTCGCCCAGTTCCAGCAGCTGGTGGAAGAGGTCGAAGCCGTGGCCCGGGCCCTCGGCCGCCGGCTGTTCCGCCACGGGGACGAACCCGGCCGGCAGGCGGCCCGTGACGGGACCGTCACCGGGGCAGGCCGGGAAGGACGGGCGGGCGCCGGCCGCGAAGGCCGGGGCGACGGCCAACCCGGCCTTCCCCGCCCCGGCGAGCCGGACGTACCCGTCGGGCCGGCGGCGGGGGGGGCGGCACCCTCCCCGAGGCGGGCCGCCGCCGGTGGGGGCAACTGACCGGTGTGCCCCGAGGCCCCCGGCCCGGCCTGCGACCCCGCCTTCGAATCCCGGAGGCTTCCTGATCCGTTGCCAGGGCCGCGAGGGGACGGGCCCGTCGCGGCCTCCGAGCCGGGCGGCCGTCCGGGCGGCGACCGGCTGGAGCGCTGGCGGGGGCGCGTTTTGGCTGTGGTCGGCCTGGGCCAGATCGGCGGCTCCCTGGCCG is part of the Thermaerobacter subterraneus DSM 13965 genome and harbors:
- the aroH gene encoding chorismate mutase; protein product: MVRGIRGAVVAEDNSPEAIRRATRELLQAMVAMNEASVDDIVAVFFTVTRDLDRAFPASAVRELGWTHVPLLDAMAPPVDDDLPRCIRALVLVNTDRSPREIRHVYLGQARCLRPDLATWQPGGVLDGLDGLAVAQALAGGNRG
- the aroF gene encoding 3-deoxy-7-phosphoheptulonate synthase codes for the protein MIVIMHPHATPDDVEQVKERLRQAGLRPYVAQGDERVVIHGHGNPRALDGQQVETLRGVERVVTVSRPYKLASREFRPEPTVVAAGGVPFGGDAIPIIAGPCSVESEAGLLEIAGFLRRAGGAALRGGAFKPRTSPYSFQGLGQEGLRLLALARQVTGLPVVTEVMAPEQVEQVAAYADVLQIGARNMQNFPLLQAVGRTRKPVLLKRGFMATVEEWLLAAEYILAEGNPHVILCERGIRTFETSTRNTLDLNAVAVAKSLTHLPVIVDPSHGTGHREYVIPLARAAVAVGADGLIVEVHPRPDQALSDGNQSLDFAQFQQLVEEVEAVARALGRRLFRHGDEPGRQAARDGTVTGAGREGRAGAGREGRGDGQPGLPRPGEPDVPVGPAAGGAAPSPRRAAAGGGN